A genomic window from Klebsiella quasipneumoniae subsp. quasipneumoniae includes:
- the rplJ gene encoding 50S ribosomal protein L10, giving the protein MALNLQDKQAIVAEVSEVAKGALSAVVADSRGVTVDKMTELRKAGREAGVYMRVVRNTLLRRVVEGTQFECLKDTFVGPTLIAYSMEHPGAAARLFKEFAKANAKFEVKAAAFEGELIPASQIDRLATLPTYEEAIARLMATMKEASAGKLVRTLAAVRDAKEAA; this is encoded by the coding sequence ATGGCTTTAAATCTTCAAGACAAACAAGCGATTGTTGCTGAAGTCAGCGAAGTAGCCAAAGGCGCGCTGTCTGCAGTAGTTGCGGATTCCCGTGGCGTAACTGTAGATAAAATGACTGAACTGCGTAAAGCAGGTCGTGAAGCTGGCGTATACATGCGTGTTGTTCGTAACACCCTGCTGCGCCGCGTCGTTGAAGGTACTCAGTTCGAGTGCCTGAAAGACACGTTTGTTGGTCCGACCCTGATTGCATACTCTATGGAACACCCGGGCGCTGCTGCTCGTCTGTTCAAAGAGTTCGCGAAAGCGAATGCAAAATTTGAGGTCAAAGCCGCTGCCTTTGAAGGTGAGCTGATCCCGGCGTCGCAGATCGACCGCCTGGCAACTCTGCCGACCTACGAAGAAGCAATTGCACGCCTGATGGCAACCATGAAAGAAGCTTCGGCTGGCAAACTGGTTCGTACTCTGGCTGCTGTACGCGATGCGAAAGAAGCTGCTTAA
- the rpoB gene encoding DNA-directed RNA polymerase subunit beta, translating to MVYSYTEKKRIRKDFGKRPQVLDVPYLLSIQLDSFQKFIEQDPEGQYGLEAAFRSVFPIQSYSGNSELQYVSYRLGEPVFDVKECQIRGVTYSAPLRVKLRLVIYEREAPEGTVKDIKEQEVYMGEIPLMTDNGTFVINGTERVIVSQLHRSPGVFFDSDKGKTHSSGKVLYNARIIPYRGSWLDFEFDPKDNLFVRIDRRRKLPATIILRALNYTTEQILDLFFEKVVFEIRDNKLQMELIPERLRGETASFDIEANGKVYVEKGRRITARHIRQLEKDDIKHIEVPVEYIAGKVAAKDYIDEATGELICPANMELSLDLLAKLSQSGHKRIETLFTNDLDHGPYISETVRVDPTNDRLSALVEIYRMMRPGEPPTREAAESLFENLFFSEDRYDLSAVGRMKFNRSLLRDEIEGSGILSKDDIIEVMKKLIDIRNGKGEVDDIDHLGNRRIRSVGEMAENQFRVGLVRVERAVKERLSLGDLDTLMPQDMINAKPISAAVKEFFGSSQLSQFMDQNNPLSEITHKRRISALGPGGLTRERAGFEVRDVHPTHYGRVCPIETPEGPNIGLINSLSVYAQTNEYGFLETPYRKVTDGVVTDEIHYLSAIEEGNYVIAQANSNLDENGHFVEDLVTCRSKGESSLFSRDQVDYMDVSTQQVVSVGASLIPFLEHDDANRALMGANMQRQAVPTLRADKPLVGTGMERAVAVDSGVTAVAKRGGTVQYVDASRIVIKVNEDEMYPGEAGIDIYNLTKYTRSNQNTCINQMPCVSLGEPIERGDVLADGPSTDLGELALGQNMRVAFMPWNGYNFEDSILVSERVVQEDRFTTIHIQELACVSRDTKLGPEEITADIPNVGEAALSKLDESGIVYIGAEVTGGDILVGKVTPKGETQLTPEEKLLRAIFGEKASDVKDSSLRVPNGVSGTVIDVQVFTRDGVEKDKRALEIEEMQLKQAKKDLSEELQILEAGLFSRIYAVLVSGGVEAEKLDKLPRDRWLELGLTDEEKQNQLEQLAEQYDELKHEFEKKLEAKRRKITQGDDLAPGVLKIVKVYLAVKRRIQPGDKMAGRHGNKGVISKINPIEDMPHDANGTPVDIVLNPLGVPSRMNIGQILETHLGMAAKGIGDKINAMLKQQQEVAKLREFIQRAYDLGADVRQKVDLNTFSDEEVLRLAENLRKGMPIATPVFDGAKEAEIKALLQLGDLPTSGQITLFDGRTGEQFERPVTVGYMYMLKLNHLVDDKMHARSTGSYSLVTQQPLGGKAQFGGQRFGEMEVWALEAYGAAYTLQEMLTVKSDDVNGRTKMYKNIVDGNHQMEPGMPESFNVLLKEIRSLGINIELEDE from the coding sequence ATGGTTTACTCCTATACCGAGAAAAAACGTATTCGTAAGGATTTTGGTAAACGTCCACAAGTTCTGGATGTGCCATATCTCCTTTCTATCCAGCTTGACTCGTTCCAGAAGTTTATCGAGCAAGATCCTGAAGGGCAGTACGGTCTGGAAGCTGCTTTCCGTTCCGTGTTCCCGATTCAGAGCTACAGCGGTAATTCCGAGCTGCAATACGTCAGCTACCGTCTGGGCGAACCGGTTTTTGACGTTAAAGAATGTCAGATCCGTGGCGTGACTTACTCTGCACCGCTGCGCGTAAAACTGCGTCTGGTGATCTACGAGCGCGAAGCGCCGGAAGGCACCGTCAAAGACATTAAAGAACAAGAAGTCTACATGGGCGAAATCCCGCTCATGACCGACAACGGTACCTTCGTCATCAACGGTACCGAGCGTGTTATCGTTTCTCAGCTGCACCGTAGCCCGGGCGTCTTCTTTGACAGTGACAAAGGTAAGACTCACTCATCCGGTAAGGTTCTGTATAACGCACGTATCATCCCTTACCGCGGTTCCTGGCTGGACTTCGAATTCGACCCGAAAGACAACCTGTTCGTTCGTATCGACCGTCGTCGTAAGCTGCCGGCTACCATCATCCTGCGCGCGCTGAATTACACCACTGAGCAGATCCTTGACCTGTTCTTCGAAAAAGTGGTCTTTGAAATTCGCGACAACAAGCTGCAGATGGAGCTGATTCCGGAGCGTCTGCGCGGTGAAACCGCCTCCTTCGATATCGAAGCCAACGGCAAAGTGTACGTTGAGAAAGGCCGTCGCATCACGGCTCGCCATATCCGTCAGCTGGAAAAAGACGATATCAAGCATATCGAAGTGCCGGTTGAATATATCGCGGGCAAAGTGGCGGCTAAAGACTATATCGATGAAGCGACTGGCGAACTGATCTGCCCGGCGAACATGGAGCTGAGCCTGGATCTGCTGGCTAAGCTGAGCCAGTCTGGCCACAAGCGCATCGAAACGCTGTTTACCAACGATCTGGACCACGGTCCATACATCTCTGAAACGGTACGCGTCGACCCGACTAACGATCGTCTGAGCGCGCTGGTAGAAATCTACCGCATGATGCGCCCTGGCGAGCCGCCGACTCGTGAAGCCGCTGAAAGCCTGTTTGAGAACCTGTTCTTCTCCGAAGACCGCTACGATCTGTCCGCGGTTGGTCGTATGAAGTTCAACCGTTCTCTGCTGCGCGACGAAATCGAAGGTTCCGGTATCCTGAGCAAAGACGACATCATCGAAGTGATGAAGAAGCTCATCGATATCCGTAACGGTAAAGGCGAAGTGGACGATATCGACCACCTCGGCAACCGTCGTATCCGTTCCGTTGGCGAAATGGCGGAAAACCAGTTCCGCGTTGGCCTGGTACGTGTAGAACGTGCGGTGAAAGAGCGTCTGTCTCTGGGCGATCTGGATACCCTGATGCCTCAGGATATGATCAACGCCAAGCCGATTTCCGCAGCAGTGAAAGAGTTCTTTGGTTCCAGCCAGCTGTCTCAGTTTATGGACCAGAACAACCCGCTGTCTGAGATCACGCACAAACGTCGTATCTCCGCACTCGGCCCAGGCGGTCTGACCCGTGAGCGCGCAGGCTTCGAAGTTCGAGACGTACACCCGACTCACTACGGTCGCGTATGTCCAATCGAAACGCCTGAAGGTCCGAACATCGGTCTGATCAACTCCCTGTCCGTATACGCGCAGACCAACGAATATGGCTTCCTTGAGACGCCGTATCGTAAAGTGACCGACGGTGTGGTTACCGACGAAATTCACTACCTGTCTGCTATCGAAGAAGGCAACTACGTTATCGCTCAGGCGAACTCCAACCTGGATGAAAACGGCCACTTCGTAGAAGATCTGGTGACCTGCCGTAGCAAAGGCGAATCCAGCTTGTTCAGCCGCGACCAGGTTGACTACATGGACGTATCCACCCAGCAGGTGGTATCCGTCGGTGCGTCCCTGATCCCGTTCCTGGAACACGATGACGCCAACCGTGCATTGATGGGTGCGAACATGCAACGTCAGGCCGTTCCGACTCTGCGCGCTGATAAGCCGCTGGTTGGTACCGGTATGGAACGTGCTGTAGCCGTCGACTCCGGCGTTACTGCCGTTGCTAAGCGCGGCGGTACCGTTCAGTACGTGGATGCTTCCCGTATCGTTATCAAAGTTAACGAAGACGAGATGTACCCGGGCGAAGCGGGTATCGACATCTATAACCTGACCAAATACACCCGTTCTAACCAGAACACCTGCATCAACCAGATGCCTTGCGTGTCCCTGGGCGAACCTATCGAGCGCGGCGACGTGCTGGCCGACGGCCCGTCCACCGACCTCGGTGAGCTGGCGCTGGGTCAGAACATGCGCGTCGCGTTCATGCCGTGGAACGGCTACAACTTCGAAGACTCCATCCTCGTTTCCGAGCGTGTTGTCCAGGAAGACCGTTTCACCACTATCCACATTCAGGAACTGGCGTGCGTGTCCCGTGACACCAAGCTGGGGCCGGAAGAGATCACCGCTGACATCCCGAACGTGGGTGAAGCTGCGCTCTCCAAACTGGATGAGTCCGGTATCGTTTATATCGGTGCGGAAGTGACCGGCGGCGACATTCTGGTTGGTAAGGTTACGCCGAAAGGTGAAACCCAGCTGACGCCGGAAGAGAAACTGCTGCGTGCGATCTTCGGTGAGAAAGCGTCTGACGTTAAAGACTCTTCTCTGCGCGTACCGAACGGTGTCTCTGGTACCGTTATCGACGTTCAGGTCTTTACCCGTGACGGCGTAGAAAAAGATAAACGTGCGCTGGAAATCGAAGAGATGCAGCTGAAGCAGGCCAAAAAAGACCTGTCTGAAGAACTGCAGATCCTCGAAGCCGGTCTGTTCAGTCGTATCTACGCGGTGCTGGTCTCCGGTGGCGTTGAAGCTGAGAAGCTCGATAAACTGCCGCGCGATCGCTGGCTGGAACTGGGCCTGACTGACGAAGAGAAACAAAATCAGCTGGAACAACTGGCTGAGCAGTACGACGAACTGAAACACGAGTTCGAGAAAAAACTCGAAGCGAAACGCCGCAAAATCACCCAAGGCGACGATCTGGCACCGGGCGTGCTGAAGATTGTTAAGGTATACCTGGCCGTTAAACGCCGTATCCAGCCTGGTGACAAGATGGCAGGTCGTCACGGTAACAAGGGTGTTATCTCTAAGATCAACCCGATCGAAGATATGCCGCACGATGCTAACGGTACGCCGGTAGATATCGTCCTGAACCCGCTGGGCGTACCGTCTCGTATGAACATCGGTCAGATCCTGGAAACTCACCTGGGTATGGCTGCGAAAGGCATCGGCGATAAGATCAACGCCATGCTGAAACAGCAGCAGGAAGTCGCGAAACTGCGCGAGTTCATCCAGCGTGCCTACGATCTGGGCGCTGACGTTCGTCAGAAAGTTGACCTGAATACCTTCAGCGATGAAGAAGTTCTGCGTCTGGCTGAAAACCTGCGTAAAGGTATGCCGATCGCAACGCCGGTGTTCGACGGTGCGAAAGAAGCGGAAATTAAAGCGCTGCTGCAGCTGGGCGACCTGCCGACTTCCGGTCAGATCACCCTGTTCGACGGCCGCACCGGTGAGCAGTTCGAGCGTCCGGTAACCGTGGGTTACATGTACATGCTGAAACTGAACCACCTGGTCGACGACAAAATGCACGCGCGTTCCACCGGTTCTTACAGCCTGGTGACTCAGCAGCCGCTGGGTGGTAAGGCGCAGTTCGGTGGTCAGCGCTTCGGTGAGATGGAAGTGTGGGCGCTGGAAGCATACGGCGCAGCCTACACCCTGCAGGAAATGCTCACCGTTAAGTCTGATGACGTGAACGGTCGTACTAAGATGTATAAAAACATCGTGGACGGCAATCACCAGATGGAACCGGGCATGCCGGAATCCTTCAACGTACTGTTGAAAGAAATTCGCTCGCTGGGCATCAACATCGAACTGGAAGACGAGTAA
- the rplL gene encoding 50S ribosomal protein L7/L12, with product MSITKDQIIEAVSAMSVMDVVELISAMEEKFGVSAAAAVAVAAGPVEAAEEKTEFDVILKAAGANKVAVIKAVRGATGLGLKEAKDLVESAPAALKEGISKDDAEALKKSLEEAGAEVEVK from the coding sequence ATGTCTATCACTAAAGATCAAATCATTGAAGCAGTATCCGCTATGTCCGTAATGGACGTTGTTGAGCTGATCTCTGCAATGGAAGAAAAATTCGGTGTTTCCGCTGCTGCTGCTGTAGCTGTAGCTGCTGGCCCGGTTGAAGCTGCTGAAGAAAAAACTGAATTCGACGTAATTCTGAAAGCTGCTGGCGCTAACAAAGTTGCTGTTATCAAAGCAGTACGTGGCGCGACTGGCCTGGGTCTGAAAGAAGCTAAAGACCTGGTAGAATCTGCTCCGGCTGCACTGAAAGAAGGCATCAGCAAAGACGACGCTGAAGCTCTGAAAAAATCTCTGGAAGAAGCTGGCGCTGAAGTTGAAGTTAAATAA